One window of Enterobacter sp. RHBSTW-00175 genomic DNA carries:
- the crp gene encoding cAMP-activated global transcriptional regulator CRP, producing MVLGKPQTDPTLEWFLSHCHIHKYPSKSTLIHQGEKAETLYYIVKGSVAVLIKDEEGKEMILSYLNQGDFIGELGLFEEGQERSAWVRAKTACEVAEISYKKFRQLIQVNPDILMRLSSQMARRLQVTSEKVGNLAFLDVTGRIAQTLLNLAKQPDAMTHPDGMQIKITRQEIGQIVGCSRETVGRILKMLEDQNLISAHGKTIVVYGTR from the coding sequence ATGGTGCTTGGCAAACCGCAAACAGACCCGACTCTCGAATGGTTCTTGTCTCATTGCCACATTCATAAGTACCCATCGAAGAGCACGCTGATTCACCAGGGTGAAAAAGCGGAAACGTTGTATTACATCGTCAAAGGCTCGGTGGCAGTGCTGATCAAAGATGAGGAAGGGAAAGAAATGATCCTTTCTTATCTGAACCAGGGCGATTTCATCGGTGAACTGGGCCTGTTTGAAGAAGGCCAGGAACGTAGCGCCTGGGTTCGTGCAAAAACCGCGTGTGAAGTGGCCGAAATCTCCTACAAGAAATTCCGTCAGCTGATTCAGGTTAACCCTGACATCCTGATGCGTCTTTCTTCGCAGATGGCTCGCCGCCTGCAAGTCACGTCTGAGAAAGTGGGTAACCTCGCCTTCCTGGACGTAACGGGCCGTATCGCTCAGACTCTGCTGAACCTGGCGAAACAACCAGACGCGATGACCCACCCGGACGGAATGCAAATTAAAATTACCCGTCAGGAAATTGGTCAGATCGTGGGTTGCTCCCGTGAAACAGTGGGCCGTATTCTGAAAATGCTCGAAGACCAGAACCTGATCTCCGCCCACGGTAAAACCATCGTGGTTTACGGAACACGTTAA
- a CDS encoding YccS/YhfK family putative transporter gives MWRRLIYHPEVNYALRQTLVLCLPVAVGLLLGHLQQGLLFSLVPACCNIAGLDTPHKRFFKRLIIGGCLFAGCSLAVQLLLARDIPLPLILTVLAMTLGVTAEISALHARLLPASLIAAIFTLSLAGNMPVWEPLLIYALGTLWYGVFNWIWFRLWREQPLRESLSLLYVQLADYCEAKYTLLTQHTDPEKSLPPLLARQQKVVDLISQCYQQLHMLAANKNHDYKRLLRIFQVGLDLQEHISVSLHHPQEVQKLVERSHAEAVIRWNAQTVAARLRILADDILYHRYPTRFNMDKQLGALEKIAHQHAENPVGQFAAWHFSRIARVLRTQRPLYPRDLMADKQKRLPLLPALKSYLSLKSAALRNAARISVMLSTASLMGVALHLPKPYWILMTVLFVTQNGYGATRVRILHRAGGTIAGLIIAGVTLHFHVPEGYTLLGMLAVTMVSYLIIRKNYGWAMVGFTVTAVYTLQLLTLNGEQFILARLVDTLIGCLIAFGGLVWLWPQWQSGLLRQNAHDALEADQQAIRLILSDDPQPSPLAYQRMKVNQAHNALFNSLNQAMQEPGFNSHYLADMKLWVTHSQFIVEHINAMTTLAREHTMLTPDLAQRYLQSCEIALQRCQQRLEYDAPGEAGDSNILEAPETLTLGPMSTLEQHLQRILGHLSTMHTISSVAWRQRPHHGIWLTRVLKRTPY, from the coding sequence ATGTGGCGCAGGCTAATTTATCACCCGGAAGTTAACTACGCACTGCGACAAACGCTGGTGTTGTGCCTTCCTGTGGCCGTGGGTTTGCTGCTGGGCCATCTGCAACAGGGTCTGTTGTTCTCCCTGGTTCCTGCCTGCTGCAACATTGCAGGTCTGGACACACCGCATAAACGTTTCTTCAAGCGCCTGATTATTGGCGGCTGTCTGTTTGCAGGCTGTAGCCTCGCTGTACAACTGCTGCTTGCCCGTGATATTCCGCTTCCCCTGATCCTGACCGTACTGGCCATGACGCTTGGCGTGACCGCTGAAATCAGCGCGCTACATGCCCGGTTGCTGCCCGCGTCGTTGATTGCCGCCATCTTCACGCTGAGCCTCGCCGGGAATATGCCGGTGTGGGAGCCGCTACTCATCTACGCGCTGGGAACCCTGTGGTACGGCGTGTTCAACTGGATCTGGTTCCGCCTGTGGCGCGAACAACCGCTGCGCGAATCGCTCAGCCTGCTCTACGTGCAGCTTGCCGACTACTGCGAAGCCAAGTACACCCTGCTCACTCAGCATACGGATCCGGAAAAATCGCTGCCGCCGCTGCTGGCGCGCCAGCAAAAAGTCGTCGATCTGATTAGCCAGTGTTATCAGCAGTTGCACATGCTCGCCGCCAATAAAAATCATGACTATAAGCGACTGCTGCGTATCTTCCAGGTCGGTCTGGATTTACAGGAACATATCTCTGTGAGCCTGCATCATCCGCAGGAGGTGCAAAAGCTGGTCGAACGTAGCCACGCCGAGGCGGTGATCCGCTGGAACGCCCAAACCGTGGCAGCGCGCCTGCGCATTCTCGCTGACGATATCCTGTATCACCGCTATCCCACGCGTTTTAACATGGACAAACAGCTGGGGGCGCTGGAGAAAATTGCCCATCAGCACGCGGAAAACCCGGTGGGCCAATTTGCGGCGTGGCACTTCAGCCGCATCGCCCGTGTCCTGCGGACTCAGCGGCCACTTTACCCCCGTGACCTGATGGCCGATAAACAAAAGCGTCTGCCGCTGCTGCCAGCCCTGAAAAGCTATCTGTCACTGAAATCTGCCGCGCTGCGTAATGCCGCGCGTATCAGCGTGATGCTTAGCACCGCCAGTCTGATGGGCGTCGCGCTGCACTTACCGAAACCGTACTGGATCTTAATGACCGTGCTGTTTGTTACGCAGAACGGTTACGGTGCTACGCGGGTGCGCATTCTGCACCGGGCAGGTGGCACAATCGCGGGGCTTATCATTGCCGGGGTGACGCTGCACTTTCACGTACCGGAAGGCTATACGCTGCTGGGGATGCTGGCTGTCACCATGGTGAGCTACCTGATTATTCGCAAGAACTATGGCTGGGCGATGGTGGGCTTTACGGTCACTGCGGTATACACCCTGCAACTGCTCACGCTCAATGGCGAACAGTTTATTCTCGCCCGCCTGGTCGACACCCTGATTGGCTGCCTGATTGCCTTTGGCGGCCTGGTCTGGCTCTGGCCCCAGTGGCAAAGCGGGTTGTTGCGCCAGAACGCCCATGATGCGCTGGAAGCAGATCAACAGGCGATACGCCTGATCCTGAGCGATGATCCACAGCCTTCGCCGCTGGCGTATCAGCGCATGAAGGTTAACCAGGCACATAACGCCCTGTTTAACTCACTGAACCAGGCGATGCAGGAGCCGGGCTTTAATTCCCACTATCTGGCAGACATGAAACTGTGGGTGACGCACAGCCAGTTTATCGTCGAGCACATTAACGCCATGACCACGCTTGCACGCGAGCACACGATGCTGACACCCGATCTGGCGCAGCGCTATTTGCAGTCCTGTGAGATTGCCTTGCAGCGATGTCAGCAGCGCCTGGAGTACGACGCGCCGGGAGAAGCAGGAGATTCGAATATTCTTGAAGCACCGGAAACACTGACGCTTGGCCCAATGAGCACCCTGGAGCAGCATTTGCAGCGCATCCTGGGGCATCTGAGCACCATGCACACCATTTCGTCGGTGGCATGGCGTCAGCGTCCGCATCACGGGATTTGGTTAACGCGGGTATTAAAACGCACGCCGTATTGA